The Paenibacillus sp. FSL W8-0426 region GGAGGGAACGTGCAAGCAATCGCCTTGTTGACGCGAGTAACGGTCGCTCCCGGCAGGGTTGTCCTGCACTCCGAAATCAGCTTTCCGCCGCTTCAACTTTCAAGACCCTTCCAGCCATCAGCAGCAGAATAACCCTGCTACCGAAGGGGTCTCTTCTCTGAGAAAGGAACGCCCGGCGTACTTCATTTCATCATCGATTTCATTATACAAACATACTTTTTTCATTATATCGGCAACGTCAATGCCTGTCAAATGAAGGCAGCAGCCGTCCATCACAGCTTGTATCAGTCCGTTCTTCGCTTAATATAGTATGCGAAAAAATGCTGGACAATGACTTTTAACACCGCAAATACAGGGACGGCCAAAATTAGGCCGAAGATGCCCGCAATTTCCCCGCCGACAAGCAGGGCAAAAATAATCGAAAGCGGATGCAGATGAAGCGTTCGCCCAACCACCTGCGGAGAGATAATGTTGCTTTCCAGCACCTGGCACAGCATGTTCACGACGACAACCAGCATCATCATTTTAAACGATACCGTCGATGCCATCACCACAGCCGGGGCCGCGCCAAGGAAGGGACCAAGATAAGGCACGATGTTGAACACCGCCACAATGCTCGCCAGCAGCAGGGCATAAGGCATATCAATGATGATATATCCGATATACGCGAAAATGCCTACGATCACACAGACGATGAACTGGCCGCGAATGTAGTTGCCAAGCGCAGCATCGATTTCTTTCATGACCGTAACGATTGCTTTTCTCCGGGAACGCGGAAGATAAGCCACGACGGTCCGTTCAAACACCTCAAAATCTTTGAGCATGTAAAAAATGAGGAACGGCACGATAAAAATGTTGAACAACACGTTAATCGTCGCCCCGATATTGTCCATCAACACCGTAATTCCTTGGCTAAGCCGATCCTCCATTTGATAAAACCAGCTGTTCATGCCTGAACGAACGCTCGGCGGCATCAGTTTGTTGTCCATGTTATTCATCAGACTCTGGGCGCGCATCGACAATTCGGGCATGTGTTCGTTCAGTTCCTCCAACTGCTCCATCAGCACCGGGATCACGTTAACCAGGATGACTCCGATACAAGTCAGGAAAAACGCATAGATCAACAGTACCGCGATGGAACGCGGCACTTTGCGCCCGCCCAGCATGCTGACGATCGGGTTAAGCACATACGAAATGATGAGCGCAATGACAAACGGCGCCAGCACGGTTTTCAGAAATCCATATATATGCAGCAGCAATGGCCGCAGCAGCCAGATAAAATACAAAATGATCAAGCCAAGCAGCAGCCAGATGGCATAACGGAACAGCTTGTTTTTGGTTAATTGCTCCACAGTGCCTCACTCCTCTTTGGACTGGCTCTGAAAGTCAGTATATGTAGGAGCAGGAGTATTTATTAATTGTTTCAGTTTTTGGGAAGCTGCCTTTGGCCGAAAGATCTTCTGCCATCTCGAAGCAGGTCCGATAGCGCGCTGCGTTTTTGGGAGAACATGAAAAAGACGCCTCCTTTACTATAAAGGAGACGTAACCGATGCATCTTGCACTTCGCCTCTGCATACGATAAAGTAATGCGATACGCGAGTACAAGCCTTTCGATCGAATGCATATCGTAATGTAACCCTTGCAGGCTGCACCTTGGTGCCCGGCGCCTGACATTGTCACAAAACCGCATGTAAACGAAGTTTTGTTTGCAATTAAGAAGAAGCGTGCAAATGGGGAAAATCCTGCGGCAGCTCTTCGCCAAAAAACAAATCGTCCAGCGAGCTAAGCGTACCGTCCTCCTCCACTTGATATACGGACATCTTGTCGCCGTTGACGTTCAATTCAATAAAGCATCCCCAGCAATAAAACTGATGGGAGCCGATTTTACCGATATCTTTGGAACTACAGTTTGGACATTTCATATTCATTCACCTATCCGTTCACAGAATGAATGGCATTTTCCAAGCGCTGTTCACTCAGCGGGGGCACCATTACAGCACTCTCTCCAATGGACATATCACTTGTACATGGCAGCCATTTGCGGCCTTCGATCAAGTCGGACACAAAACCGTCCGTAATTTCGATCCCTTTTATTGTATTTCCCAACTCCTGGTCAAAATAAACATCAGAGACGCGTCCAAGCAGCAAACCGTCGCCGGTCAACACCGACATCTCTTTTAATTTGGACTGACCGAGGAGGTACGTATGTTTTATGTTGTCGGCTCCCGTCTTGCGGACAGCCTGTTGATTACGGATCATGACGGCATCTTCGCCGTAGGCAACGATATCTTGCCACTGCACGATTTTGACATGACTGGTAAACAGGCCTTTGCTTTCAAGTTCAATGCCTTCAATTTTCCAATCGTCGCTCACAATGAAATCCTGGATTTTCCCGACCTGTTTTCCGCCTTCCACATCAAAAACGGCAAGACCGATCATTTCCTGAAGCTTCATCGCAGTGTCCTCCTCATCATCTTATCGTGAAACAGACGCGGCATCATTGAATTTAGGTATTCCCCGAATGAACGAAAAACCATTCACCGTCGCCCCAGACCGCTCCATTCAACCGATAAATTGGAACTCCTCCCCTCCTTCTGTTCCGCAGATAAAGAGACCCTCAAAGTCTATTACGAAGTCGCAAAAGAATGGTTCCAATTTTTTCGCCCGTTTTTATCATTTCTTCCGTAGTATTACCCAACCCCCAGCTAAAACGAATCGCGGAGTGCAATAAAGCTTCCGGAAGGTTCATCGCTTTGAGTACATGGGACACTTCAAGCGACCCCGAGGTGCATGCCGACCCACTCGCCACCGCAATGCCTTCCATGTCCAGGTTCATGAGCATCGTTTCTGTCGACACTTCCGGGAAGCTGACGTTAAGGATATGCGGAAGTGTATAATCGGGGTGGCCGTTCACATGAAAATGCTCGGCGCCAACATGCTTCTCCAACTGTTCCAACAACAGGGAGCGTAAAAGAAGATCATGCTCATAGCGTTTTTCTGCCTGCGACACGGCTATTTTGAGCGCTTCGGCAAAACCGGCAATACCCGCCATATTTTCGGTTCCCGCACGCCGCTGACGTTCCTGCAGCCCTCCATGCGCCCTTGCTTCCAGCATCGTGCCCCTGCGCACGTACAGCGCACCGACGCCCTGCGGACCGTTAATTTTGTGCGCGGACAAGCTGATCATGTCGACAGGCATGTCTTTGCAGGAAATATGCTGCGTCCCCAGCGCCTGTACCGCATCCGTGTGAAACAGAATGCCGCGTTCGCGGGCAAGTTCACCGATCTCCCGAATCGGCTGGAGCGTGCCGACTTCATTATTAGCGTACATGATCGTGATCAGCACGGTATCCGGACGAATGGCCTGCCGCAATTCCTCCATGCGGATTCTTCCATGCTCGTCCACGCCCAAATAAGTCACGTCATAACCTTGGCGCTCCAGTTCCTCGCAAGTATGCAGCACCGCGTGGTGTTCGACGGCCGACGTAATGATATGCCGCCCTTTGTCTTTCCGGGCCGCGACTGCGCCGAAGATCGCCAAATTATCGCTTTCCGTGCCTCCGCTGGTAAATACCAATTCGTCAGGGAAACAGCCAAGCAAGGCAGCGATGGCATCCCTGGCTCCATTGACGGTTCGTTTCGCTTCTCGACCGAAGGCATGGATGCTTGAGGCATTGCCGAATTGCCCGGTCATGATATCCATCATCGTTTGTGCGACCTGTGGATGCACAGGCGTGGATGCAGCATGGTCCAAATAAATTCTATTCATGTTAATCTTTCACCTCGTAATCGCTATAATGGAATTGGAAATCAAATCGAATGTTTTTGTAATGCAACTTCAAGTATAATGGAATCACTACATTTGATAAGGAGGAAGAGTGTTATGAGCGATGCCGTACTTGAACAAATTTTGGTCCAGCTGCAGCAGATGAACAAACGTTTTGATCATATAGATCAGCGTTTGGACAACATGGATGGACATCTGGATGGCATGAATGGGCGCCTGGATAGCATGGATGGTCGTTTCGATCATATTGAAGGCAGATTGGATACCATCGAACAGCAGACCAAAGATATTCCGCTGCTCAAGCAAGCGGTGCTGGAAACCCTTGAAATCACCAAACGCCTGGAAGAAAACCAGGCAAGCTTCGAACGCAAGGTTACGGCCGAATTGAATACCCATCAACACAGCATTGATATTTTGAATCGCCGCCAGCTGCGAATGGAGGCTGACATCGAAACCCTCAAAAATCGCTAGTCCAATAGCCGGGCTTAAAATTCCAGGCCGAGATTTGCGTTTTTCATACATAGACCGTTAACAGCCATTGTTGCATATGTTGTTAGTATTTCGACTTAGCTCAACCAACAAGCCTTATAAAAATGCCATTTGCACGCGAAAGCCCCCAAATTGGGGGCTTTAATGTTTTTTCCGTGTGTGCGTGTCGCAGCCTCGATCAAAATGTTAATCATTTAACTGAAAGTTTGGCCACAGTAATGAAGCCAAACCCTTGCATCAAGGATTTATTAAATCCCATACCTGAAAATTAAATGTAAAACATGTAGCTGTCCTTCTGCTCCTGGTCCTGATACGAGATCAGGTCTTGCAGCGTCGTCGAATCCAGCACCTCGGCAATGCTGTCGCGGATACGCAGCCACAGGTCCCGCTTGGCCGGATCGTCTTCCTCGGTGAAGTCCACCGGGGAGATCGGGCCTTCCAACACACGAATGACGTCACCTGCAGTCACGCTGGCCGGATCGCCGGCCAGAATATAGCCGCCGTACGCTCCGCGAATGCTTTTAACAAGTCCTGCATTGCGCAGGGGAGCGATCAATTGCTCCAAATAATGCTCCGAGAGCTGATTGCGCTCCGCAATGCTCTTCAGGGAAGTCGGGCCTTCGCCGGTTCTGGCAGCCAGCTCCATCATGATGGTAAGGCCATAACGGCCTTTTGTCGATATTTTCAAAGGAGTCACCTCTTTCAATTTTCAGAAAACCTGTTTAGTGTTTGTTCGCTCAGCACATGTGGCCATGATTTCCCGTCACTGATTCGCCACAGCGGGATATGAAAAAACGGCCCATGTTCCTTAAACCTCCGTATTCCGATCATAACCCTCGCCTAATGTTAACATAACTGCATGCCCAAAGGAAACATGGATGGCAATTAATCTGTGCGCCTGGAGTGGACAGTATCCAAAGTTCCCCGGGTGTATCGTAAGTTGGGTCCGGTTATGCTAGAATAAGAAAAGCGTCTACCGACGCGGTTCAACACATTTATATATAGAAGTGGTGATGACGATGTCCAAAACAAAAGAAAATACACGGGTCGTCGTTGGCATGTCCGGAGGTGTCGACTCTTCCGTAACCGCACTGCTGCTGAAAGAGCAAGGTTACGATGTCATCGGCATTTTCATGAAAAACTGGGACGATACGGACGAATTCGGCCATTGTACCGCTGAAGAAGATTCAGAGGACGTGCGCCGGGTGTGCGAGCAGATCGGCATTCCCTACTACACTGTCAACTTCGAGAAAGAGTATTTCGATAAAGTATTTACCTATTTCCTCGATGAATATAAGTCCGGCCGGACTCCGAATCCGGATGTCATGTGCAACCGCGAAATCAAATTCGGCGAATTCCTGAACAAGGCTCTTGATCTTGGCGCAGATTACGTCGCTACCGGCCACTATGCGCGCCTTGTTGAAGAGAATGGCGCTTACAAGCTGCTTCGCGGTGTGGACAGCAACAAGGATCAGACCTATTTCCTGAACGCGCTGAACCAAAATCAGTTGTCCAAAGCCATGTTCCCGATCGGTCATCTGCCGAAGCCGGAGGTTCGCAAAATCGCTGAGGCCGCCGGGCTGTATACCGCTAAGAAAAAGGACAGCACTGGTGTCTGCTTCATTGGCGAACGCAACTTTAAAGAATTCCTGAGCAACTACCTGCCTGCCAAAGGCGGGGACATGATCGATATCGTGACCGGCGAAGTCAAAGGTCGCCATGACGGACTGATGTATTATACGCTGGGTCAGCGCCAAGGTCTTGGCATCGGCGGATCGGGCAATGGGGAACCATGGTTCGTTGCCGATAAAGATCTGGAACGCAACCAGCTGCTGGTTGTGCAGGGCGATTCTCATGCAAGTCTTTATTCCACGGGATTGACCGCAACCGGCGTGAATTGGATTGCCGGTTCAGAGCACATTCCGAGCGGGTCTTTCCGTTGTACGGCGAAGTTCCGTTACCGTCAACCAGACCAAGGCGTTACGCTCACCTGGAATGCGGACGGAAGCGTGGACGTGCAATTCGACCAACAACAAAAAGCCATTACGCCTGGACAGGCGGTCGTGTTCTATGATGGCGACGTCTGCCTTGGAGGCGGAACAATCGACCAGGTGCAAAAAGTGCCTGTGCCGGCTTTGGGCTGATCAGTCCACGAATTCCATACCTGTATGTATGGAGCTTTCTACACAAGCATAAAAGCCAATAAAAGCCATCCCTATCATGTATACCATGGAGGATGGCTTTTTTCCTTCTTTTCCCTGCAAAAAAATCCGAATACCCGGTTTATGCAGTGATCCACGTGCCGCAAAATGAGGCCAACATGCCCACGATGACCGAACTGACGACGTAAAGGGCTGCTCTACCATACCGTTTCCGGCTTATTAGACCCATGGTCTCATAACCAAATGTGGAGAAGGTCGTGTATGCACCGCAAAATCCTGTACCTACGATGACCCACAGCATATCGGAAATGGCTGCAGACGCGTGCCAGCCATAAAGCATTCCAAGCAGCAGCGAACCGCTGATGTTGATCAGCCATGTTCCCCATGGAAACGACGTGCCTAACCGGGCAGACACCCATCGTCCCAGCGAGTACCGCAGGATCGAACCCATCATGCCTGCTGCACCGATCCAGATGATCATGCCTGCGCACCGCCCCTTCCATCCCTTCTCAACATTTGCTCTCCCCAGCGGATACCGACCGAGCAAAGCAAGAGCCCTGCCGCGATGCTAGTGAATACATACGCAGCCGCACTTATCCAATGTCCGCCTTCCGCCAATCGCACCATATCGAGCGCAAAGGTTGAAAAGGTCGTGAACGCGCCGGTAAACCCCGTGCCGATGGCCAGGCGCAGCTCAGCAGAAATTTTGTGAGGTACGGCTACCGTGAAAAACCACCCCAGAAACAGGCTGCCCACTGCGTTGATCAGCAGCACCCCCCAAGGGAACCCCCCATTGTCCTGCGGTATCCACAGCTGGACGCCGTAACGGGTCAACGTGCCCGCAATGCCGCCAAGCCCAACATAAACAAGTTCCTTCATGACGCAAGACATCTCCAGACGTTATACTTTTTCCTTCTCCCTAATGATAGTGGATTATCGAGATTTAAACCATGGGGTCCCGCAGGTACAAGGGAAAAGGCGGTCGGAAGCTGAATTTCTCACGCTGGCAAATGCGGATCAAAATAACGCCAGGTTCTTCATGGCCTCTTTTACTTTATCTTTATTCAACAGGAAGTATTTTTCTCCCGGCGCATGGAACGTCGTGGCTGGAGTATCCGGGCCGCACAGCCGCATGATGGGTGCGTCCAAATCGAAAAGCAGTTCTTCGGCAATGATGGCCGATACCTCTGCCCCAATACCTCCTGTTTTGTTGTCTTCATGAACAATCAGCACCTTTCCCGTTTTCCGGACAGCCTCCAATATCCCTTCTTTATCTAAAGGTTGGAGTGTTCGTAAATCGAGCACATGTGCAGAAATCCCTTCTTCTTCAAGTTCTTCTGCAGCATGTTCTATAAACATAAGCGGCATGCTGTAACTTATTACAGTTATATCGGTCCCCTCGCGAAGCACATTGGATTTGCCGATGGGTACCGTATAGTCGTCTTCCGGCACTTCACCCTTCACCAGCATGAAGCATTTCTTGTGCTCGAAGTACAGTACGGGATCGGGATCTCTGACTGCGGCTTTCAGCAAACCTTTTGCATCGTAAGGTCTATAAGGGGCTACGATTTTAAGGCCCGGGGTTCCGAAAAACACCGATTCTGCACATTGGGAATGATAGAGTCCACCGAAGACTCCGGCTCCGATGGGAGCACGAATCACAAGCGGACAACTCCAATCATTGTTGGAACGATAGCGGATTTTGGCTGCTTCGCTGATAATCTGGTTCGTTGCCGGAAACATGAAATCGGAATACTGCATTTCGGCGATCGGCTTCATTCCATACATGGCAGCACCGATCGCTACCCCGGCAATCGCCGATTCGGCAAGCGGCGTGTCCAAAACTCGTTCTTCGCCAAACATGTCGATCAGCCCTTTTGTCGTTGTATAGACTCCCCCCTTGACTCCGACATCTTCGCCCAATACAAAAACGTTCTCATCCCTCGCCAATTCTTCCTGCATCCCAAGGCGGATCGCCGATACATAATTCATGATTGCCATTGACCCTACTCCCCCTCTAATTCATTCTGCATATACATGGTCCAACGAAGACTCCGGCGTTGGCAACGGGGCCTTATCCGCATAGTTTATCGCATCATCGATTTGTTTTTTGAGCTGAGATTGCAGTTCTTCCTCATGAGCGGCACTCCATATTCCGCAATCGATCAAATATTGTTGGTACTTGGGAATTCCGTCCTTAGCCCGGTTCTCCTCTACTTCGTCCTTCGTCCTGTACAATAAATCATTATCGGCAGTGGAGTGCGGCGAAAGTCGGTATAACATGGCTTCAATGAGCGTTGGCCCTTCCCCGCGAATCGCTCTCTCCCGAGCTTCCTTTACGGCTTTGTAAACCTCAAATACGTTGTTCCCATCCACTCGTACACCTGCAATCCCATAGCCTCGCGCACGGTCAACAACCCGTCCACCAAGCTGCTTATGGATCGGCACGGAAATCGCATACTGATTATTCTCACACATCAAAATGACCGGAAGTTTGTGAACCCCCGCAAAATTGCAGCCTTCGTGAAAATCTCCTTGATTGCTGGATCCTTCCCCAAAGGTTACAAAACTCACTAACTTCTCATTTTTCATTTTTGCCGCCAGCGCTATGCCAACGGCATGGGGCACTTGCGTAGTAACCGGACTGGAACCAGTTACGATCCGAAGCTTTTTATATCCAAAGTGGCCAGGCATTTGACGGCCTCCGCTATTGGGGTCTTCCGCTTTGGCAAATACGGACAGCATCAATTCTTTGATGCTCATGCCTAGCGCTAGGACGAGGCCATAATCGCGATAGTAAGGGAGGAAGTAATCCGTCGACTTGTTGAGGGCATATGCAGCAGCGACCTGTGCCACTTCTTGTCCAATGCCTGAAACATGAAAATTAATTTTACCTGCGCGCTGAAGCAGCAAATTGCGTTCATCAAATTTCCGTGCCATTACCATCGTTTTATACATGTCAATAGCCTCTTCATCGGTCAATCCCAGTGAATGATGAAGAACACGTTCTCCCGCTATGCCAGTTTCGCTCATGAAAGTGCCCCCCTAAAGTCGGATTCAAGTTCTATTACATCAATTTACTATATTACTATCTCAATTCAATCAAATCAATAATTTGGAATTACAAGAATACTCTAACTATTTTGGGGTCAGATCAAGCCTGCTGTTAAAAATCCTCTAACCTGATCAGCGAATCATCATTATACTTCGAAACCGACGATGTTAATCCACAGCTCTTTCTAGCTTATTATGCAACTATGAAATAAAGCAGCACGAGCTTTGCAGAAAAAGAAAAAAGCCGCCTTCAGAGAATACTGAAAGCAGCTTATCGTGCACAAACCACATATTACATTCTACTCATTCCTTAAGGTAACCAGACACGTAGACATTCATATCCGTTACCCTCTCCGACGCTGCTGGTTGAGGCGAATCTTGGATTCGTTCCCCTGCTCGGTCGCCTCATAGAAAATGCGTCGCGACAGCTGTTTCGGCAAATACTCCTGCTTCACGTAATGTCCCGGATAGTTGTGTGGGTATAGATACCCTTCGTGCCCAAGCTTGGCCGCTCCCGCGTAATGGGTATCACGAAGATGCAGCGGCACCTCCGCCGACTTCACTTCCTCGATCGCTTCCATCGCTTTGGAAATGGCCGTATACACGGCATTCGATTTCGGACTTTCCACCGCAAACAGGATCGCCTGCGCAATGTTGAGTTTGGCCTCCGGCCAGCCGTTGTTGCGATACGCGTCCAGCGCGCCGATGGCCTGCGTCATGGCCTGCGGATTGGCAAGGCCGATATCCTCGCTGCTCGCCGCGATCAAACGGCGAATAAACACCATCGGGTCCATGCCCAGCTTTTCCACCGCGTACAGAAACCAGAACAGGGCGGCATCGCTGGAACCGCGAATGCTTTTGTGAAACGCCGACAACACGTCGTATTGCGTCGACTCGTCCGCGCGCACGATGGGACGGCGAATGGATTCTTCCGCAACCGCGAGCGTAATATGGATGGAACCGTCCGTTTCCGGCGGCGTGGTCAGTGCGGCCAGTTCCAGGGCATTCAGCGCGCGCCGAATGTCCCCGTTGGCCATCGTCGCGATATGCGATAGCGCCTCTTCGTCCGCCTTCAGCTCCATGAAACCGAGGCCCTTGTCCGCATCTTGCAGGGCACGACGCATGGCAATCAGCGAGTGCTCCTTGTTCAGCGGCTCCAGTTGAAACAGCGTTGAGCGGCTCATCAAGGCCCCGTTCACGTAATGAAACGGATTCTCCGTCGTCGCCCCGATAAAAATAATGGTGCCCTGTTCCACCGCAGGCAGCAGCGCATCCTGCCGCGAGCTGTTGAAGCGGTGCACCTCGTCCAGAAACAGAATCGTTTTGGTGCCGTACAGCTGCTTGTTCGTCTGGGCTTGCTCGATCACTTCACGTACGTCCTTCACGGACGCATCCACCGCGTTCAGCCGAACGAAATTGCCCTGCGTGTGCTTGGATATGATATGCGCCAACGTGGTTTTGCCGCATCCTGGAGGACCATACAGCAGTATGGATGAAATCTGGTCGGCCTCGATGGCGCGGCGAAGCAGCTTGCCCGGCCCGATGATATGCTCTTGCCCGATATATTCTTCAAGCTTCTCCGGACGCATCCGATCGGCTAGCAGTCTCGCCTTCGGCTCCGCATCCTGTTGAAACGAAAACAAATCCATCATTATTCACTTCCTTAACTGATTGGCCTGCTCTCTATCATACCATATTCCTGCGCGATCAAATCGATAAACGCCCGCATGGCGCTGCTGATGAACGCATCCTTGCGCGTAATGAAATACGTCGTCATATGATCCTTTCCTGCAGGGAGCGAATGCTTGCGAAGCATGCCGCCGGCAATCTGCTGCCGCACGACAATCTCGGGCAGGAGGGAAATCCCCATACCTGAAGCCACTCCGCTAATAATGGCCTCCAACGTGCCGAACTCCATGATCGCTGGGCGGTGAACACCACTTTCCCTCAGCCAGTTTTCCAATATTTCGCGATAGGAGCACCCGCGGCTATAGACCAGAATCGGCTTGGCGTACAACTCTTCCTGATCGGCATTCATGCCGGACGATACGATAAACACTCGCTCGTTAAATACCGGAATCGCGCGCAAATCGGGATGATCGCAAGCACAGCCGATGAACGCCCCCTCCAGTTCGTAGCCAACGACCTGATCGATCAATACCTGAGAGTTGCCGGTCGTCAGAGACAACGATACTTGCGGATGGCTCTTGTAATACAGCGAAAAAAGCTCGGGTAAACGCACCGCAGCCGCAGTCTGCGTCGAACCGATGCGCAGCGGTCCGGACGGCGTCCCGGTGGCTTGAAGCGCCTTCGTTGCTTCTTCAAGCAACCCTACGACTTTGTCCGCGTAAGTCAATAGAAGCTCCCCGGCCGGAGACAGCGTCATGCCCCGGTTATGCCGAATAAAGAGAGACGTTCCCAATTCGTTCTCCAAATGCCGGATTCTTGCGGTCACATTGGACTGAACATACCCTAACCTTGCCGCTGCCCTGGTCACGTTTCCCTCCTGTGCAACGCATTGAAATATGCGCAAATCTCCGCTTTCCATGGCAACCTCCCCTTCCGATACTACCTTGATCCCGTTTTTGATATCACTCAAAATGATTTCTGGTTCATTAACAATCATTATACAGCATGCTCGCTCGGCGCTACAATCAGTGTAACAGGCAAGCCGGTTTGCTAACATCACTGAATCCAATTCATCAAGAGGAGTGTAACCATGAAAATATCCGAACAAACCGTAGCGATCGTAACTGGCGGCGGCACAGGAATCGGCAGAGCCGCCAGCGTGCTGCTGTCCCGGCACGGGGCAACCGTAGCAGTCAATTATTCGCGTTCCCGGCTGGAAGCCGAGGCGACCGTGCAGCAGATACGGGACACCGGCGGACGCGCTTTTGCCGTGCAAGCCGACATCGCCGATGATCAGGCAGTACGTCAGATGGTTGCCGGCATTGAGCATGAACATGGCCCCATAACGGCACTGGTTAACAATGCGGGCATCACGAGACATATTCCGCTGCAAGATCTGGATGCCGTCGACGATGACGCATGGGACACGCTTTATAACGTCAATGTCAAAGGCATGTTTTATTGCGCAAGGGCTGTCTCCAAAGGCATGCAGCGGGCCGGACATGGCGCGATCGTCAACCTTGGCAGCATTGCCGGCATGACCGGATCAGGCTCCTCCGTCCCTTACGCGGCATCCAAAGCCGCCGTGCATGGGTTGACCCGCTCTCTTGCCCATGCACTGTCTCCCCACATCCGGGTTAACGCCATCGTTCCTGGAGCGGTTTCCACGCGTTGGTGGGCAGGCAACGAGGCACGTATGGAACAGTTGGGCGGACAACTGTTATTGCAGCGCATATCCTCTCCTGAGGATATTGCCCATATGATCGTTGCCGCGCTGGAGCAGCCGTCCATGACCGGACAGCTCATCACGGTCGACGCGGGTCAAACGTTATGAGCATTGGTGAACAAGTTAAAGGAAATGTTAACGATCGAGCCAAAGGAATAAAACCATTAAAGTACGTTGTTTTGATTTTGCTCACAACGCTGATTATGGGCACGTCGTTCCCCGTCGGCAAAATCGGCATGGCGTACGCCCCTCCTTTTCTGCTGATGGGACTTCGTTATGTGATGGCAGGCGCTTTGCTGGCGTGGATCGTCAGAAAGCGACCATTACCAAAAGGCTGGAAGCAGTGGATGCAAACATCCATTATCGGCTTGTTTCAATCCGCAGGGGTCATGGGCTGTGCCTATTACAGCATGAACTGGCTCACTTCGGGGGAATCCGCGATCATCACGTTTACGAGCCCGCTGCTGTTCATTCTGTTTAGCACATTGCTGGATGGCGTATCATACCGGCTCAGTCAGTGGAGCGGCGTACTCCTTGGCATCGCGGGTGTTGCCATCGGTTTTGGCTTTCAACTCAGCTTTAGCCCGGGAACGCTGA contains the following coding sequences:
- a CDS encoding thiamine pyrophosphate-dependent dehydrogenase E1 component subunit alpha is translated as MSETGIAGERVLHHSLGLTDEEAIDMYKTMVMARKFDERNLLLQRAGKINFHVSGIGQEVAQVAAAYALNKSTDYFLPYYRDYGLVLALGMSIKELMLSVFAKAEDPNSGGRQMPGHFGYKKLRIVTGSSPVTTQVPHAVGIALAAKMKNEKLVSFVTFGEGSSNQGDFHEGCNFAGVHKLPVILMCENNQYAISVPIHKQLGGRVVDRARGYGIAGVRVDGNNVFEVYKAVKEARERAIRGEGPTLIEAMLYRLSPHSTADNDLLYRTKDEVEENRAKDGIPKYQQYLIDCGIWSAAHEEELQSQLKKQIDDAINYADKAPLPTPESSLDHVYAE
- a CDS encoding replication-associated recombination protein A, with amino-acid sequence MDLFSFQQDAEPKARLLADRMRPEKLEEYIGQEHIIGPGKLLRRAIEADQISSILLYGPPGCGKTTLAHIISKHTQGNFVRLNAVDASVKDVREVIEQAQTNKQLYGTKTILFLDEVHRFNSSRQDALLPAVEQGTIIFIGATTENPFHYVNGALMSRSTLFQLEPLNKEHSLIAMRRALQDADKGLGFMELKADEEALSHIATMANGDIRRALNALELAALTTPPETDGSIHITLAVAEESIRRPIVRADESTQYDVLSAFHKSIRGSSDAALFWFLYAVEKLGMDPMVFIRRLIAASSEDIGLANPQAMTQAIGALDAYRNNGWPEAKLNIAQAILFAVESPKSNAVYTAISKAMEAIEEVKSAEVPLHLRDTHYAGAAKLGHEGYLYPHNYPGHYVKQEYLPKQLSRRIFYEATEQGNESKIRLNQQRRRG
- a CDS encoding DMT family transporter; its protein translation is MSIGEQVKGNVNDRAKGIKPLKYVVLILLTTLIMGTSFPVGKIGMAYAPPFLLMGLRYVMAGALLAWIVRKRPLPKGWKQWMQTSIIGLFQSAGVMGCAYYSMNWLTSGESAIITFTSPLLFILFSTLLDGVSYRLSQWSGVLLGIAGVAIGFGFQLSFSPGTLIGLAGAVFFAISTILVKRWGSEQNTYVLTSYQMLAGGIVLLMLSAFTEQPAFALNATSIIVLIWLVLACSMVQFSLWFYLLHNSDPARTSSFLFLAPLFGVACSWVLLGERVQWVMGVGAACVCIGIYLVNRKGSASDKKIPSKFISPRPSKG
- a CDS encoding LysR family transcriptional regulator — protein: MESGDLRIFQCVAQEGNVTRAAARLGYVQSNVTARIRHLENELGTSLFIRHNRGMTLSPAGELLLTYADKVVGLLEEATKALQATGTPSGPLRIGSTQTAAAVRLPELFSLYYKSHPQVSLSLTTGNSQVLIDQVVGYELEGAFIGCACDHPDLRAIPVFNERVFIVSSGMNADQEELYAKPILVYSRGCSYREILENWLRESGVHRPAIMEFGTLEAIISGVASGMGISLLPEIVVRQQIAGGMLRKHSLPAGKDHMTTYFITRKDAFISSAMRAFIDLIAQEYGMIESRPIS
- a CDS encoding SDR family oxidoreductase, translated to MKISEQTVAIVTGGGTGIGRAASVLLSRHGATVAVNYSRSRLEAEATVQQIRDTGGRAFAVQADIADDQAVRQMVAGIEHEHGPITALVNNAGITRHIPLQDLDAVDDDAWDTLYNVNVKGMFYCARAVSKGMQRAGHGAIVNLGSIAGMTGSGSSVPYAASKAAVHGLTRSLAHALSPHIRVNAIVPGAVSTRWWAGNEARMEQLGGQLLLQRISSPEDIAHMIVAALEQPSMTGQLITVDAGQTL